The window CGACGCCGCTGACCGAAATCGTCATACCCAGCAGCGACAGCAGCCAGACCACGATGTCCCACGCCGGACGATACGCCAGCAGAACGGGAAAATCGAAACTGTGCAGCGCGTTGAACAGCCAGCGATAGTTGCGGCGGCTGGAATCGCTGCGGCCGAGAATTTCGCCGGTGTTGGGGTCGAGGTGAAACCAGCTCTGCGCCTCGTCGTCGAAGCCGGCGCGCAGCACCGGCAAGATGCGCTGCTGATGATGCGCATACCAGTAGGAATCGTAGTGATCGAGCCGCTGCTGCATCGGCATCGCTGCCTGCGGCATTAATGCGCGCGCCGCTTCGAAAATCCGCGTATCGGATAAGGGCGCGGCAACGCCGGTCGATGGATCAGCCGCTGTCTGCACGCCATGGCGATTCGCAAGCAACATCAGCGGCGTGCCCCCGAGCCAGACGAAGCGCGCTTCAACCGCGCCGTCTTGCGGTTTCGCTAAAATCGCGGCCATCGTCGGTGCATCGTGCCCGGCGTAGCGCTGCATCATTTCGCGCGACGGGTCCCGCGTGTCAAAAAGCTTGCCGGGATCGAGCGACAGCCAGCCTGAAAACATCCAGGTCAGCACGAACACGCCGGCGAAGAAGCCGGTGATGTGATGCCACGCCATCCAGCCGCGATACGGCGTGATCGCGCCGCCGGCATAGCGCTTGCGCAGCCGTACCCGCAAGATTCCGATCCAGATGCCGGTGACCGCGACGATCATGCAGATGCCGGAGATCCACAGCACCACGTTCCGCCACAGCGGGCCGTCCTTGCGCAGCACGGTCGGGTAGATCCAGTGCGGGATCGAGCCGAGCCAGTTCCAGACGCGCTCGGTGCGGGTGGTGTCGAGCACGATCTCGCCTGATCGCTCCGAGACATAAAGCTGCGTGCCGGCGGCATCGCCAAGTGCGATCAAAAACAATGGTCGCAGCGGATCGTAGCGGGCGGTGACACTCCACTGGTCACGATCGACAGTGCCGAGCAATTGCGCATCCACTGTAGCCGGACTGACGCGTGCTACCGCAAGCGCCTGCTCCTGCGTGACGTGCTCGATGGCGTGGCCATCGATTGCCGAAATCGTCTGCCGCTGACCGTCCCAGCCGATCAGCCGATACACCGGTTCGTCGTTGAGCATGTTGAGGCGGAGATCGCGCGGAAAGCGCGTGGTGCCGGCGACGCTCATCGCGCGGTCCGGCGTGATCCGCACTTTCTCCCACGCGATCTCGGGCAGCGTCCCCAACCTCTCTTGGTCGGAGAGGCCGGGGAAGGCGACATACATCATCACCACGCCGGACACGAACCACATCGCGAAAAACAAACAGGTGACGATGCCGATCCAGCGGTGGCCAATATACAGCCACCGCCTTGCCTTTCGGATCAGCGCACGCCGCACGCTCAGAACTTCACATTGAGCGACAGTTCCGCGGTGCGCGGCCGGCCGAGCGTCCACTGGCTGGTGTCGCCGGAGGTTGCGTAGATCGTGTCGAACAGGTTGTAGACCCGCAGCGCCATCGTCGTCCTGGCGTCCGGCTTCCATTGCAGCCCGCCATTGACCAGCGTGTAACGCGGAATCTTCAGCGTATTGGCGCTGTCGGCCCAAGTCTCACCAACGATCTGCACGCCGCTATAGACCGACCAGTTTGGCGCGAACGCCCAGGTCACCCAGATATTG is drawn from Nitrobacteraceae bacterium AZCC 2146 and contains these coding sequences:
- a CDS encoding putative iron-regulated membrane protein (product_source=COG3182; cog=COG3182; pfam=PF03929; superfamily=49503; transmembrane_helix_parts=Inside_1_19,TMhelix_20_42,Outside_43_214,TMhelix_215_237,Inside_238_257,TMhelix_258_280,Outside_281_454,TMhelix_455_477,Inside_478_481); translation: MRRALIRKARRWLYIGHRWIGIVTCLFFAMWFVSGVVMMYVAFPGLSDQERLGTLPEIAWEKVRITPDRAMSVAGTTRFPRDLRLNMLNDEPVYRLIGWDGQRQTISAIDGHAIEHVTQEQALAVARVSPATVDAQLLGTVDRDQWSVTARYDPLRPLFLIALGDAAGTQLYVSERSGEIVLDTTRTERVWNWLGSIPHWIYPTVLRKDGPLWRNVVLWISGICMIVAVTGIWIGILRVRLRKRYAGGAITPYRGWMAWHHITGFFAGVFVLTWMFSGWLSLDPGKLFDTRDPSREMMQRYAGHDAPTMAAILAKPQDGAVEARFVWLGGTPLMLLANRHGVQTAADPSTGVAAPLSDTRIFEAARALMPQAAMPMQQRLDHYDSYWYAHHQQRILPVLRAGFDDEAQSWFHLDPNTGEILGRSDSSRRNYRWLFNALHSFDFPVLLAYRPAWDIVVWLLSLLGMTISVSGVVIGWRYLKR